The DNA segment gcacttccactaccgtcaaaCAAAccaaacctgcaacattttcgtttatgtcgtgttgggcggcctgtggatttccacttttttattttaaagaaatcgaggtattaccgtatttcaaacgtattgaggtgtaggatgtatacttatttcatgcgttaaataattttgattgatgtatttttttctgcaataaattttgggagATGAGTGTAAGGTTATACGAAGAAGGCGGCTGGAATTGAAATTTGGCTTCTTTATACTACCCCCTCCCTCGCCCTCGACGGAGTGATGTAGGGTTGAGTAGGTGCTTTGCAGTATAATGACCCGGAAATATGTAGTCATAATGGTATGTTTTCCAAGTAGAAATTCatgaattgatagtttatatgactgaaattgagtgttatactatggcaatgagGATAACAAAgtctaaatgttaatttatgaatctATTCTTTTTGCTCtcgttgattctctttgattatgggatagataacttatttttgtttaggaaataatgcttgggaattgatagttgttacagacacggttgcttatccttccaaattttactagtgatggacaattgccattaGGAAGATCGTTCTTATGGTCAATACcagctatagtatatatgcatctgaaatcatatatatatttagaagtttcaatgtatttagatttaaatatgtatttacaataacaagtgcaagtggagcaagaaaaaacaacaaaatatataaagtttgatcgaaattttgataaaagagcaacagcaaTCTGCCGtcacaaaaaatattaatcagtgaccaagacaacaacatactcatatgctatgacattgtccctaccCCCATATCCACTCCTgatcagttttatattgcttctacggagtttttagcctttttttaaatgttactcagCCGAGTAACTGAGTATGCCACTTGTATAATTTCAGTTCGGGCTCATTTGCTTGAGGCTGACCTCGCCACGCTTTTTGATCCAAGGGTAGCGGAGCAGTTGCGTGAAGCACAGCAACACTGTGACAGATGTTCACAGGCCGTTTATGGAGAACAGCAACAACAGTGAGCACACCTTAATTGCAGAACAGAGTAAAAATGAAAAGTGAATAGAGGCATGAATTCTGTAGAAGAATTTGACACTGAATTATTGTTACATTGTTAAACATCTACAAAAGAAgtacatatttttgttattattacatCTTACTTCTGTATGTCACAGATTGATCCTATCCGAACTGCCTTATTGTTACGTTATATGCTTTTACGCTACATGTGTTTATTAAAACCTGATTAAATCACATAGCGCCattatattaaatgtgtataataAAACGACTTTTTGTTAGATTAAATTAATAATTGTAACCGGTTCTTTGTATTTCATCATGCATGCctgacaaaaacaaataaactatGCCATCATGGTTTCCTGGCGGAAGTAAAATTTGCAAACAAACAAGTTAGACGTTCAAAGGTTAGACGTTGCAGGCAGATGTTTAATTAAGATATGATTATACAAATTACATATAAAGATGACAGCTTGCCTACTATTTATCTTTTAACTCTAGTAAAGACACCACCGGTGAACTCTATTACAGACACCACCggtatataaatacaaatacaaatacatggcatttatatagcgcaaaaattataaaatattctattgcgctttacaattacataacacacatttaacatattatatacatacaaaaaaaaaaaaatgaacaggattctagaacttagatttaaagatttggacatgtataaatactattttacaccactactgatattttgtattttaacaagactatactcattgttcatgaaactgcctaaataaatgtgttttcagttttgatctaaagctggcttcagactgaatgttttttcagatagctaggcagatcgttccaccatttgggaccaacgactgccatagatctgtctgctaattttgttcgccgtctagggatgttaaagttagtgtcactttgtgatatAGTGGGGGAAATTGTCCGATCGGGCAATTCGGGGACTCCCCTTACACCTTGCCCGATCGGGAAATTTTACGTCAAAAACTGCCAGATCGGGCAAGAAAATGGTCCATTTCTTATATACCTTAGAAAAAATAACCTGTCTGCATAAGGGTATTTGACCTACAGAATATCTGAATGTCCGTTTCATATCACAAAGGGTATATCTAAGATCGCACCGTTCAAAATGCTTTTTTAATTGTCTAGATTCTGAAATATTTAGCCTTAAGATATACCAGTTCAGCTGGTATATATATTCCCTTTCCTGATTGGTAAAGTCAAGTTTCCCAATCTTGAAAGTAAATTGCCAAAAGGGAAAAGAGAacaaaatgcattaaaactagcTGAAATGGTAAGGTATATGGGCTTTTTAGAAGATTATCGCTTGCAATATAGGAAATCCTACCTGTTTCGCTTGTACTCTATAAATGAAATACCAATACACTGGATCTTTTTTTCCAAATCagtgcaagtttttttttttcagtcagagGGGATGGACTAGAGCTGGCGACCGCTAGTTTCGTAGCATGCTGAAAATTACCTGATATGACAATCAAATGCAACCTGATATAATCATTTTTTAACTCGAATATTCAAATGAcaggtagagctgttggactcatCCGTGTGCGGCGTCGGCGTCCCtatttggttaagcttttgtatgtaaattggtatctcagtaaccactagtgggaatgaattgaaacttcaaacacttattcactgtgataaattgacctAATTGCAcatgtttcataactctattatgctttctttttaaaaacaaattatgcccctttttaacttagcagtttttgtgcTCTcctccccgaagggcgagcatattgttgccgctttgtccgtccgtccgtccgtcacacttttgtttggagtataacttgaaaagtattaacggcatttgACTGAATCTTCATATAATCATACAGGCCATTGAggcaaagtgcagtgtcaaagaatcataactctacattacctagtttttgaattatctccctttattatacaaaataaggctttcTTGAACATTTAATACTTGAAAggtattaatgacatttcatgGATACTTCACAAAATGTTAAAGGCCATTGACGGgtagtgcagtgtcaaagaaccataactctacattaCCTAGTTTTTTGATCATCTCCCTGTATtcaattttcttattttattatctccattatttttggtttctaatacgttattctCCATATGGGACAAACACATGCATCGGgcagcatcattcggttttaccgattccttgttggttaagtttttgtatctaagctggtatctcagtacccactaatgggaatggattgaaacttcacacacttgttcactggcAAGacctgacatgcagtgcacaggttatATAACactactttacatttttacaaaatagcacACCTTTTTCCATTTAAACTCAATCCGGCAATAGTCGAATGGTGCTGTCCTCACATAGCTCTTGCTTCGTTTAATTGACACTGACTAAGAAAACTTTTCCTTTATCATATCAATTTTTATATATGTGTAATTCCGCAAGCAAAACCCGTTGTGTGGATCTCACAAATTTTTGAGGCGCATACATACTTTATAAGGTATACACTTGCATACAATACAACATCACATAGGATACTATATATCCACATTGCATTATGTACGGTATATACTTACATACAATACAACATAACATAAAATATCTTATATTCAATACTAAAAAGTGCCATAAAGGACAAAGCCTAGATATTTACCATAACCGATTTCCACGACATAATTATGTGGAAGCAGATGTTACATTACagtaaatacagtcaaaccctGTTCCTAAGACCATATCcaaatttatgtaaatacttCAACGACTGATATTAAATATCGCCATTTCctacaaaaatagaaattttccGATTTCTTAAAACCTTTATAACCGGTATtcaatacagtgcaacctctgtatagcaacaccctttgggagatacacatattgactgttatgtagaagttgttgttctggagaggtatatttgatagtatatttcatcttagggaaattttgatgatgttattatagagaggtttttgcttaagagagggccgctctggagaggttgcactgtactaaAAATGCACGTAGAGAACAAATTTTGCATCACCTGGTCTAGATATGTGTCATAACCGATTTATACGACATAATTATGTGAAAGCAGATGTTACATTACAGTTTATACAGTTAAACCCTGTTCCTAAGACCATATCCGAAATTATGTAAAGACTTCAAAAACTGATATATTCAAGATCACTATTTCCTACAAAAGTAGAAATTTACCGATTTCATAAGACCTTTATTTTCAGAActggttttatttatacatttttgaataaTACATGTATGATGTATACAAATATTTTTGGCAATATCGTTAATAATACTGGACAGCtgatttatgaaattttacacatttgACAAATAAATTGTTAAGACCTTATGAAAATTAAGCAAAATTGAATTGTGGAAATATACCGATTCGCTTTTAAAACGCAACACTTTTTGACGTTCAGGtaaaaattattgttaaaacttgATGCATTTTTGTTCTTAAATCAGAAACAACTGCTAatattctataatgaacttgcccatcattctatttggacagtaccattaaggcatacagacactaaatagaaaaatggcgcgaaaaaaatggtagtcgcagtcgcataatggcggatacaaatagtcctcagtttttttgctctgtagagctattttccttattttctttgcaagtttttgctaaaatcacatgacagatctatgcttgacatgtaggtagcattttcataatgaaataacaacatgacaaaatttttcatggaaacttagatcatacaccaccagtataatttggggtctcatttgttagctgattttgcagtttgtgtgtttgactgaaatttatgtcttgcatcaaacatgacccccatttttcttttgatttttatttagcactgacaatattcttcaagaaaatgtaggttacagacatttaaaatgggtcctgatgtgtttcggcggccattggaaataggtcaattttatatagaataaagaacaacaactatttagtgtgctATAACCTtaaaattaactgttaaaaggggtgaattCCAAAATGATACTgtttgaatggcgaacagtatagatcatgatcaggttgcacggatgtgcaggctgatcttgatctgcactggtcgcaaaggcagaataagtcgtgcccagcatgataagggttaaatatgttgcgaatattttttttatgattaatgCATGAAAAAAGAGTAAATAACTTAAGGTTTATAACGCGATTTCTGGTCTGCAGTTACTTCGATGAGTAATATTGAAACTGAAAGTCCATTCACTATTTACTGTCAGTCCTAAAACTGTTTTGTCTTTCAAAGATTTTGACACGGGTAATGTCTATTTTTTCCCACCAGTCGGTGATTTTACGACACAAAAAGAACTTCCGAAGAAGCACGTTCAAAAGTGTTGATTTCAATACTTGTAACTTTTGtttaacacacaaaaaaacaacatgttgttttcttgtgaaatatttaaaattattcgATATTTCGGGCTCATTTTCAAAGCTGATATCGAAAGAGCCTAAGAAGAACTCTTTGTTTTACATCCTATTAGCATCAGTGGGAGCAGTTAGCAGATAACGGATAGTCGCAATTTTTCTTGGCGACGTCCAGTCCCGTAATTATAGTAGAACCCTAGTGTCCTACCGGGTGggtgttgctttaaaacttttcaTCTTTGTTATTCGAAAAGACATTTCATAATAACATTCGCAGtttttaactgttgtaactgctggcattTGTAGTAGTTAACTACTGTTAACGCTGGCAGTAGTAACAGCTAATTAATAGCATTAATTGTTAGCatttgaagcagttaattgctaactgccaacttccaacTGTCGCTTATATTAGAGCTAAAACATCCCTTTTGTCGGAGGCCATCACAAGTAATGTTAATTGTCACAAATTTTCTTGCAAATGTAAGCGCGACGGCTACCTTGTTAGTCCGGACAACGCCTTATGAAGAGGAGGAAGATACGTTCTAGAAATATCCAAGATATCCGATCCTCTGAACGCCGGAAACACACCTGCAAGGTATCTTCCAGAGACACCGATCTGAACGCCGGGCATACACTTGAGAAACACTCTTAAATTGCTATTTATATTGTTTAGAATCTTGATATTATAtagttatttctatttaataaattaaacagaaTTATTATGCCCAAAATATTGAGTATAAAGTAGCGGTGTTTTCAATAAAAGTAATACGTCTTTCCCCTGATGGCACTATGGAGAGTGATCATTCTACTCAGAGCCCTTTTTTTCATACAGGATCAACGGGTTTCTAAATTGACCATATGTCAGTCATCTGACCTTCCAAAGTTCTTTGACCTCTGGCCACCCTCTAACAAGCATTTCGTAGAATAGCTATATTACAAGACTGGCGAGAAATCTTCCAGAGACATTCAAGACATTCAGTCTTCAAAACACCGGGTTGGAAGCATGTATCTGCGAGATATCTTTCAGAAGGACATGAATTTCCCATTTTGGCTTCCTGAGGGCACATGTCAAGGGTCATGCCGGTGTTGATGTCATAAAGGTCGGATATAaagataaaacacagtattttaaTTTTGGCCGATTTTTTATTCCAATAACTGTGGTTgcacatacatttttgtatttacattttcttgGTTAGTATTGTATATAAAGATCACTTTCAGTTGTatgacctttttattattatgatatcaatTGGCGGttattgtttgtcaacacaaTCAAGATACCGAGTTTTCACCATAtcctaaataaatgaaaaaaaaaaccccaaaaaaaaccaaaaaaacaaaacaaaaaacaagagggtcatgatgaatGTAATGTGAGCTACAttgacaagtgtaagagatcaggtaagaaagtcaatTGTAAGTAAGCGTTGAActcttttcccagttgtgtgaacatgtttcaaatgtgaaacatgtcaaactgatgctaaaatattaagaaagtagatcagtaggtcacatttatggtcactgaaagtcagttttaagatcagtgtgcaaaactatacatgtcatccagaTCACAGttaggtgacccctaatcactaggggtcatcaggtaattataatgaaacagtctcggaaatatgatctgatattttttaagttttttttcctaaacAGAtctaactcatataacaagtgatccccggggcagggcctcttttcacccaaggggcataatttgaacaatcttgttaaaggTCTACTACACAatgctaaatatcaaaggcctaggccttgaactttcagacaagaagattttttttctatttctttcctatatatgtatatgtgaaaCTTGGGACTCCCTGGGTGGTGTCTTTTTCAACTCGGGGGCATGATtttaataatcttggtagagaaccagtAGGccatgcaacataccaaatatcaaaaacctaggccttgcagtttgtttttaaaagtttttttttcctatataaaacttgggacccccggggcggagcctcttttcaccccaaaatttttttatagatgaccattagatgatgtcacatgccaaaatatcaaggctctacgccttgcggttttggacaagaatattttttaagttgttcctttcggttgcaatggcaaccacagttctgtgtggaattcaattctttgaataattttgaaagggggccaccatagaataatttctgtgaagtttggcgtaaatctgcccagtggttttcaagaagatctttttagaaaatgttgacggacgcacgacggacgacggacattgagtggtcacaaaagctcaccatgagcctttggctcaggtgagctaaaagcaagACATAAAATATGGACTGTacttcaataaataaaatatgaaatctatcTAGCAAGAAACAATGTTaataattgaaatttgacctgCATGTCTGATCCGCACCGTTGGTATTCTCTATAAAACTACTATGGGTAGCTGCAAAACGCTAATCTTACGTTAAAGGCTATGTTTGGTTGTATTCCTAAAGGAAATAAAAACgcagtaaataaaatgtgaacattACTAAAACACTTCCCACAATATTTCGATTACTAGCACTTGCATATGCATGTTCGCGAGATCGCTTGTTTGTCTTatggttaacgccgtttttttcaacagtatttcagttatgtaacggcggacagtaaaccttaccagtgttcctcgATTCTGTACTAGTACCCCTATTTACCTGTTTTccacaagtaattgccaactttcccacatgaatcagaggatgCAATTATGTCAGAAACAATGTCTTTGGAGAACTGGCGCgtggattgaactcacgacctaGATCtgtgctctacctattgagctaagcgagcagGCGGGCTGCGAGAGTTTTTAAATCTCATTAGGGAGATCAATATAACACGTCTATTGCAAGAGCAACAATATTCCAGTGatcctatcacgttcaaaattaTTATTTCCGGTATGAGAAGACGAAATCATCCATTCTTATTTCAGAACCTCACAACGATACTAGACTTTTGCATGGTGGGAAATCATTAGTTGTCTGAGAGTGTCTTGTATTCTGGGCTTCAACAATTCTCATATAAATTGAAGCTTCGATGTCATACTTCACACCTGGCTTCACTGCTGGTTCTATTCCTTCAGACATTGCGCAACAAGTGGCTTTACCTCTTTCAGACTTTATGATGTTTCTGGGGATTCCTGTATTGCTTTTGAAAGTTTCATGCATTTCGGCTGAGCAGTTTACATTGTCTTTTGAAACAGGGTTGTATATGTTAAAATCAGAATTGCACACCATAGAAAATCGAACATTGGCACTGGAATAGAAGTTTTGTACGTTGGGGGAAAAGTGGGGAACTAAACATTGCTTATCTCGGGGTACACCATATCCGTAAATGTCAGTCGGGTGTTTTGTGTTCTCTGGAACTCCGTTCACACTTTCGAAATACCCTACTTTCTGGTTTTGTAGTGAAAAGTAATCATTATGTGATATATGAGGTGGCATGACATAAACATTTTCCGGGTTGAAGTCTTGGCGGCATGGATAATTAAGTTCGTGTAATTGAGGAGAAATGTAACCACGTCCATAATCTCCCCTGCATTCGTTATAAGGAAAGCTCCAATTGCAAGGGGAATCCGCATGAGAACTAAAATTGTCCTGATGTGTAAAGGTATTAGATGCCATTGGTATTGAATGAACACTTTGCAACTGTTCGGGAAAAGCTCTTGCAATCGACACGCAGTTGTTATTAGGGTGCAATGACGTCATTAACGCTCTCTTCTGCTCGAAATATTGCTTTCGTCTGTACTCTGCAATATGCAGTTGTCTTTCCCTTTGTAATGTTTTCTGGGCTGCGTGGTTGTTTGGAAGGACCGGCGAGTGCCTCTCACTGTCCGCATGCCAAGATGAGGGACAAGACATGTTGTGTACAGCAAAGGACGATGAGAGACCATGTCCATCAATGATGTAACCATTCGCGAGTGCATTATCTCCATGTTGATCAGAATCAAAACCGAGGTGATTATGGTACTGATACTGAATGTGGCATGGCTGGTTAGAAAGATGAGGTGCTTCGTTTAACTGATCTGCGTGCTGGGGCGGATGTGAATTGCTGGCTGAGATGTCTGAAGACTGTTGAAGAAAGTTGGCTAACCGATGACGTCTAAGCAAAGACTCTTGTTTGATAAACACATTTTCGTCGTCtctatgaaataaatgaaaaataaacaaaatttatcagTTCGAAAACAAACGATGATCAAATATGGCGCTACATATGTTATGTTTTGCGGATaacacaatttgaaaatattcttatttAAATACTTACGTGAAATTTTGTCGCGAAATATGCGTATTTGTAACCTAGTGTTatgtaacttatttattttaccaagttacaatatacaaaatattaacaaTCTTGTTATACCTTACGGGGCAATGTGAAAAGAcgattgaaaatttcttcgaGTTTTTGCAGATGACTTTTCCTTTACAATACAACCAAATCCAGCCTCCTTGTTTCATCTCCAGACGGAAGAAAAACGACTGAACCTCCGTTACCTTGGTGACTGAAA comes from the Mercenaria mercenaria strain notata chromosome 9, MADL_Memer_1, whole genome shotgun sequence genome and includes:
- the LOC123546290 gene encoding uncharacterized protein LOC123546290; amino-acid sequence: MDNSPEVESKRSKKKKVDPSFKSKRYRDKLRAEVKALENLIPVDRPTLNKKLDSQTIYRLAIAFLRVKTYLKGRLYPNSRNLSLGQTTNHRNTFDANHTAETFIPLQDCDGKHGTQNEQNMSADNQTHQRSRATKPGDILEGSGSKIESVLDPATLYQMIEGFVVLASADGTIMFVTENISKYTGFSQVDLIHRCLYSIIHPEDFQDLKDALESHHARRTNEGIMQKGTDEYSSNNFDNFFCRIRCYHGNTTGYIKLHCSGKIHHLTDMTKTTQTSKSVVLLYCQPFLKTGNDVIDDEKKDVFWSKHDLDLKFKEIEETPILGYSSSDVSGTSLYQYVHPEDLCILDNVHRAVTKVTEVQSFFFRLEMKQGGWIWLYCKGKVICKNSKKFSIVFSHCPVRDDENVFIKQESLLRRHRLANFLQQSSDISASNSHPPQHADQLNEAPHLSNQPCHIQYQYHNHLGFDSDQHGDNALANGYIIDGHGLSSSFAVHNMSCPSSWHADSERHSPVLPNNHAAQKTLQRERQLHIAEYRRKQYFEQKRALMTSLHPNNNCVSIARAFPEQLQSVHSIPMASNTFTHQDNFSSHADSPCNWSFPYNECRGDYGRGYISPQLHELNYPCRQDFNPENVYVMPPHISHNDYFSLQNQKVGYFESVNGVPENTKHPTDIYGYGVPRDKQCLVPHFSPNVQNFYSSANVRFSMVCNSDFNIYNPVSKDNVNCSAEMHETFKSNTGIPRNIIKSERGKATCCAMSEGIEPAVKPGVKYDIEASIYMRIVEAQNTRHSQTTNDFPPCKSLVSL